In Thalassoglobus sp. JC818, one DNA window encodes the following:
- a CDS encoding NAD-dependent epimerase: MKILVTGTAGFIGFHTARALMDRGDEVVGVDCVNDYYSVELKEARLEMLNSDERFQFHRFDLSDREKTADFFQSQQFDGVIHLAAQAGVRYSLTNPHAYTSSNIDGFLNILEGCRHSKVKHLVYASSSSVYGANTTMPFAVTDNVDHPVSLYAASKKANELFAHSYSHLYQMPTTGLRFFTVYGPWGRPDMALFLFTKAILADKPIDVFNEGKMRRDFTYIDDIVDGIVRVLDRPTEPNPNWSGDAPDPSTSKAPYRIFNIGNHQPVELLDMIHSLERCLGKKAQMNLLPMQLGDVPATFADIESIQQVTGFSPRTSLDSGIEQFVKWYRDYYQQ, from the coding sequence ATGAAAATTCTCGTCACAGGGACAGCTGGATTTATTGGCTTTCACACTGCTCGTGCATTAATGGACCGAGGAGACGAAGTCGTTGGAGTCGACTGTGTCAATGACTATTACAGCGTGGAACTCAAAGAAGCGCGGCTCGAGATGTTAAACTCGGATGAGCGTTTTCAATTCCACCGCTTTGACTTGTCTGACAGAGAGAAGACGGCGGACTTCTTTCAAAGCCAGCAGTTCGACGGCGTGATCCATCTCGCCGCACAGGCAGGCGTTCGGTACTCGCTGACAAATCCGCACGCTTATACGTCGAGCAATATCGATGGCTTCTTAAATATCCTGGAAGGTTGCCGACACTCGAAAGTTAAGCATCTTGTATACGCTTCGAGCAGTTCCGTTTATGGGGCCAATACAACAATGCCTTTTGCGGTGACGGATAACGTCGACCATCCTGTCAGCCTGTACGCCGCTTCGAAGAAAGCGAACGAGTTATTTGCTCACTCTTACAGCCATTTGTACCAGATGCCGACAACTGGCCTGCGATTTTTCACTGTGTACGGACCGTGGGGACGTCCGGACATGGCGCTGTTCCTCTTCACGAAGGCGATTCTCGCGGACAAACCGATCGATGTCTTCAACGAAGGAAAAATGCGACGTGACTTCACGTACATTGACGACATCGTGGACGGGATCGTTCGTGTTCTTGACCGCCCCACTGAGCCGAATCCAAATTGGTCCGGCGATGCTCCTGATCCGTCAACATCGAAAGCCCCGTACCGAATCTTCAACATCGGAAACCATCAGCCCGTTGAGTTGCTGGACATGATCCACTCGCTGGAAAGATGTCTGGGCAAAAAAGCTCAAATGAATTTGCTGCCGATGCAGCTCGGAGATGTTCCGGCAACGTTTGCAGACATTGAGTCCATTCAACAAGTCACCGGTTTTTCCCCTCGCACATCACTCGACTCCGGCATTGAGCAGTTCGTGAAGTGGTATCGCGACTACTATCAACAGTAG
- a CDS encoding PSD1 and planctomycete cytochrome C domain-containing protein, translating to MLITNRFSELKTCCVALSIIAVTAASAVADSGEDFFEEKIRPVLIKRCYSCHSEASQSSEGGLTLDARSGWQDGGDSGTAIVPGDIDGSLLITAIRYDDENLQMPPDQALSEREIADFEHWVRLGAPDPRTEAVRLVNADVPSDPVRGREHWAFLPLSDQPLPAVTDTQWPLTTIDHFTLKELEDRELHPVDDADRRTLLRRVSILLTGLPPTLEEMESFLSDDRSDAYERQVDRFLSSFHFGERWGRHWLDLARYADSNGLDENFLFREAWRYRNWVISAINDDLSYDRFLRLQIAGDLLPYESIEQRDEQRIAAGFLVMGPKVLLGNNPANQRMEVADEQIDTIGRAVLGQTLGCARCHDHKFDPVPTRDYYALAGILSSTEVMEQRYMLGQQRVMEQLIGLGDEGAQLDDEYEAYWREREALKDRRQRATEILELLKAGKLEEFAARVDRDDLVIAEVAKDTEAAIEQRITAQQEMVTEFDRLWNSPPSIPPRAMSPTERSEPADEHIRIAGQFDKLGDQVPRGFLQVLTNSEVSIPAEQSGRLELANWLTNTESGAGNLAARVLANRIWYHLMGRGLVRTVDNFGRTGETPTHPELLDHLANLLIDSGWSTKSLIKKIVMSHTFVLSSSHDNSAHAIDPENELLWRAHRRRLDPESLRDAMLLSGEQLDLNPMDSTVWYLGDQATAVGANTNRRRTDFPCRSVYLPVIRNDLPEIFEAFDFTDPHAATGMRPKTLVAKQGLFMLNEESVINIAEKTATALLANETLSDDRQRLDYLYELILNQTPADADRDHLLTFLNDFKEHAAPTSPEQPRSPEQQAWSMVCQALFASSRFQVLE from the coding sequence ATGTTGATCACCAATCGCTTCAGCGAGTTGAAAACATGTTGTGTTGCACTCAGCATCATCGCTGTGACAGCAGCATCAGCTGTCGCTGATAGCGGAGAAGACTTCTTCGAAGAGAAGATTCGACCTGTTCTTATCAAACGCTGCTACTCCTGCCATTCGGAGGCATCGCAAAGCTCAGAAGGCGGCCTCACACTCGACGCTCGAAGCGGCTGGCAAGATGGGGGCGATTCAGGCACGGCGATTGTCCCGGGCGACATTGATGGCAGCCTGTTAATTACCGCGATCCGCTACGACGACGAAAACTTGCAGATGCCACCCGATCAGGCGTTGAGTGAGCGGGAAATCGCAGACTTTGAACACTGGGTGCGTCTCGGTGCCCCTGATCCACGGACCGAAGCCGTTCGGCTAGTCAACGCAGATGTTCCGTCTGATCCGGTTCGCGGACGTGAACATTGGGCATTCCTCCCGCTTTCTGATCAGCCTCTTCCAGCTGTCACTGACACTCAGTGGCCGCTGACGACGATCGATCACTTCACTCTGAAAGAACTGGAAGATCGCGAACTGCACCCAGTTGATGATGCCGATCGTCGAACTCTTCTCCGGCGCGTTTCAATTTTGTTGACAGGACTTCCCCCAACGCTTGAGGAGATGGAATCGTTTCTGTCGGATGATCGATCCGATGCTTACGAGAGGCAAGTCGATCGGTTTCTCTCATCATTTCATTTTGGCGAACGTTGGGGACGCCATTGGCTCGACCTCGCAAGATACGCAGACTCCAACGGCCTCGATGAAAACTTTCTCTTCCGTGAAGCGTGGCGCTACCGCAACTGGGTCATTTCGGCGATCAACGATGACCTCTCGTATGACAGATTTCTGAGATTGCAGATCGCTGGCGACTTATTGCCGTACGAGTCCATCGAACAACGGGACGAACAGCGTATCGCAGCTGGTTTTCTCGTGATGGGGCCGAAAGTTTTGCTGGGGAATAATCCGGCGAATCAACGCATGGAAGTGGCTGACGAACAGATCGACACAATTGGACGAGCCGTACTTGGACAAACATTGGGGTGCGCTCGATGCCATGATCACAAGTTTGATCCGGTTCCAACCCGCGACTATTACGCACTCGCTGGAATTCTCTCATCAACTGAGGTGATGGAGCAACGATACATGCTCGGTCAACAGCGAGTGATGGAGCAACTCATTGGGCTCGGAGACGAGGGGGCTCAACTCGATGACGAATACGAAGCCTACTGGCGAGAACGGGAAGCGCTTAAAGATCGACGCCAACGCGCGACGGAAATCCTCGAACTCCTGAAAGCTGGCAAGCTCGAAGAATTCGCAGCTCGTGTTGATCGAGATGACCTCGTCATTGCCGAAGTGGCGAAGGACACGGAAGCCGCGATCGAGCAGAGAATCACAGCCCAGCAGGAAATGGTGACCGAATTTGATCGACTTTGGAATTCGCCGCCATCGATCCCGCCTCGAGCCATGTCGCCGACGGAGCGGAGTGAACCCGCTGATGAACACATCCGCATTGCCGGACAGTTCGACAAGCTGGGCGATCAAGTCCCTCGAGGATTTCTGCAAGTTCTGACGAACTCAGAAGTCTCAATTCCCGCTGAGCAAAGTGGTCGACTCGAACTCGCAAACTGGCTGACGAATACAGAGTCAGGAGCGGGGAATCTGGCAGCACGAGTTCTCGCCAACCGTATCTGGTATCACCTGATGGGAAGAGGCCTCGTTCGCACCGTGGACAACTTCGGTCGAACTGGAGAAACGCCCACCCATCCTGAACTTCTCGATCATCTCGCGAACTTGCTGATTGATTCAGGATGGTCGACGAAATCGCTGATCAAGAAGATTGTGATGAGCCACACGTTCGTGCTGAGCAGTTCTCACGACAATTCTGCGCACGCGATCGATCCGGAAAACGAACTTCTCTGGCGAGCACATCGTCGACGGCTTGATCCTGAGTCACTCCGGGATGCAATGCTCCTTTCCGGTGAACAACTCGATCTCAACCCCATGGACTCAACAGTCTGGTACCTGGGCGATCAGGCTACAGCTGTCGGCGCCAATACAAATCGTCGCCGCACAGACTTTCCATGTCGGAGTGTTTACCTGCCAGTGATTCGCAATGACCTTCCCGAGATTTTCGAAGCCTTCGACTTCACTGATCCTCATGCTGCAACAGGCATGCGTCCCAAAACGCTCGTTGCGAAACAAGGGTTGTTCATGTTGAACGAAGAGTCAGTGATCAACATTGCTGAGAAAACTGCGACGGCTCTGCTTGCGAATGAGACCCTATCCGATGATCGACAGCGTCTTGACTATCTCTACGAGTTGATACTCAATCAAACGCCTGCCGATGCAGACCGAGACCACCTGCTGACATTCTTAAACGACTTCAAAGAGCACGCCGCACCGACGTCGCCAGAGCAGCCCCGTTCACCCGAGCAACAAGCCTGGTCGATGGTTTGTCAGGCACTCTTTGCATCAAGTCGATTTCAAGTTCTGGAGTAG
- a CDS encoding nucleotide sugar dehydrogenase produces the protein MLHNDGHMGVTPELLEPDGLAEYLGKKIRDKSAVVGILGLGYVGLPLVDRSFSSGYRVLGFDVDRAKIESLLYGKSYIKHVPDDRVQEWKTSGRFDATDDMSRIKEADILIICVPTPLTPSRDPDLQFVRTTVRSIASELRPGQMILLETTTYPSTLRELVLPILEVSGCVAGEEFFLAYSPERDDPGNPEPSHSRVPKVVGSIDDRSARLAEAFYKETGVDVVKVSSPEVAEACKILENTYRAVNIALVNELKILFDRMGIDIWEVIEAAKTKPFGFQPFYPGPGVGGHTIPVDPFHLSWLGRKFGASTKFVELAGELNVRMPEYVVSRVSDCLNEVEKPIKGSRVCVLGVAYKPNTGDPRESPSFVLIDQLTSKGAHVSYSDPHIPTLPKMRKHQLTQLSSQELTQEFLAEQDCILIATDHSAFDYEFIVEHAPLVIDTRNATRDVKSGRDKIRRA, from the coding sequence ATGTTGCACAACGACGGTCACATGGGAGTGACACCGGAACTATTGGAGCCCGATGGACTGGCTGAGTATCTCGGCAAGAAAATCCGCGACAAGTCCGCCGTCGTCGGGATTCTTGGACTCGGGTACGTCGGACTTCCACTTGTCGATCGCAGCTTCAGTTCCGGGTATCGCGTTCTCGGTTTTGACGTCGACCGTGCGAAAATCGAATCGCTGCTTTACGGCAAAAGCTACATCAAACACGTCCCGGACGATCGCGTTCAGGAATGGAAAACAAGCGGACGATTTGATGCGACGGACGACATGAGTCGTATCAAGGAAGCAGATATTTTGATCATCTGTGTCCCGACTCCGCTCACCCCCAGTCGCGATCCCGACCTGCAGTTCGTTCGCACAACCGTTCGCTCAATCGCCAGCGAACTGCGACCTGGGCAAATGATTCTTCTCGAAACAACGACTTACCCCTCAACTCTCCGCGAACTCGTTCTGCCGATTCTGGAAGTGAGTGGCTGCGTCGCTGGCGAAGAATTCTTCCTCGCTTACAGCCCGGAGAGAGATGATCCCGGAAACCCGGAGCCTTCGCATTCGCGCGTTCCCAAAGTCGTTGGCAGTATCGACGATCGAAGCGCCCGTCTCGCGGAAGCGTTCTATAAAGAGACCGGAGTCGACGTCGTTAAGGTCTCAAGCCCGGAAGTCGCTGAGGCATGCAAGATCCTCGAGAACACTTATCGTGCGGTCAATATTGCGTTGGTCAACGAACTGAAAATTCTCTTTGACCGAATGGGAATTGACATTTGGGAAGTCATTGAAGCTGCAAAAACGAAACCGTTCGGGTTTCAGCCATTCTATCCGGGCCCCGGCGTGGGCGGACACACAATTCCCGTTGATCCGTTTCACTTGTCGTGGCTGGGAAGAAAGTTTGGTGCCTCGACGAAGTTCGTCGAACTCGCTGGCGAATTGAATGTCCGAATGCCGGAATATGTGGTGTCTCGAGTTTCCGACTGTTTAAACGAAGTCGAGAAGCCGATCAAAGGGAGTCGCGTTTGTGTGCTTGGTGTTGCTTACAAACCCAACACCGGAGACCCACGGGAAAGCCCCTCGTTTGTGCTGATTGACCAATTAACATCCAAAGGCGCTCACGTCAGCTACAGCGACCCACACATCCCCACGCTTCCAAAGATGCGAAAACATCAATTGACACAACTTTCCAGCCAGGAATTAACACAAGAGTTTCTTGCGGAGCAGGATTGTATCCTGATTGCGACGGACCACAGTGCGTTCGATTACGAGTTCATCGTCGAGCATGCTCCGCTCGTGATCGACACGCGCAATGCGACGCGAGATGTTAAGTCCGGTCGTGACAAGATTCGTCGGGCTTAA
- a CDS encoding Gfo/Idh/MocA family oxidoreductase → MAASSLALLPQTRKAFAASPNGRLNLAFIGVGGRGGRNLKTMTEQSLVDVQVVALCDVNRQNLGIASKLFPEARTYEDFRELYADRTDDIDAVVVSTTEHTHAYATMPALKMGKHVYCEKPLTLNVDEARRITQAAESAGVKTQMGTQIHGLPNYRRVVELIQSGAIGAVREAHVWVSRAWGLQSKEDSDRNQDRVFVSERPSETMTPPSYLNWDLWIGPAPMRPYHEVYFPGPKWYRWWDFGNGTMSDLGSHRVDLPWWALKLDAPQTIEAFGPEPHPEIAPASMHVTYEYDARGEMPPCKLTWYQGDHKPEIWNEGGIPQWANGALFIGEDGKMLLSDYSKYVLLPEAEFANFNPPEQFIPDSPGQHEEWLVACRDGSETASPFSYSGPLTEANHLGNVAFRAGEKIKWDSKALRVTNSDIANTFLGREPRSGWSLD, encoded by the coding sequence ATGGCAGCGTCGTCATTGGCGTTGCTCCCGCAGACACGCAAAGCGTTTGCTGCATCTCCAAACGGACGATTGAATCTGGCGTTCATCGGAGTGGGCGGCCGTGGCGGACGAAATCTCAAGACGATGACCGAACAATCGCTCGTCGATGTGCAGGTCGTCGCGCTGTGTGATGTGAATCGTCAGAACCTGGGAATCGCCTCGAAGCTGTTTCCTGAAGCGAGAACATACGAGGACTTTCGGGAACTCTACGCAGACCGGACAGACGACATTGATGCGGTCGTTGTCAGCACGACCGAACACACGCATGCATACGCCACAATGCCCGCGCTGAAAATGGGCAAACATGTGTACTGTGAAAAACCACTCACGCTGAATGTAGACGAAGCCCGGAGGATTACACAAGCTGCTGAATCGGCAGGCGTGAAGACTCAGATGGGAACGCAGATTCACGGACTCCCCAACTATCGGCGGGTCGTCGAGTTGATTCAGTCGGGAGCGATCGGAGCTGTGCGGGAGGCTCACGTGTGGGTTTCACGTGCCTGGGGACTTCAGAGCAAAGAAGATTCGGATCGGAATCAAGATCGCGTGTTTGTCTCAGAGCGCCCCTCCGAAACGATGACGCCTCCGAGCTATCTCAATTGGGATCTGTGGATCGGACCAGCACCCATGCGTCCGTATCACGAAGTTTATTTCCCCGGTCCCAAATGGTATCGCTGGTGGGATTTTGGAAATGGGACGATGTCGGATCTCGGAAGCCACCGCGTCGATCTTCCTTGGTGGGCATTGAAACTTGATGCTCCCCAAACGATCGAAGCATTCGGCCCGGAACCACATCCGGAGATTGCCCCCGCGTCGATGCACGTCACCTATGAGTACGACGCACGCGGGGAGATGCCTCCGTGTAAACTGACGTGGTATCAGGGAGATCACAAACCGGAGATCTGGAACGAGGGAGGAATTCCCCAATGGGCTAACGGAGCGTTGTTCATCGGCGAAGATGGAAAGATGCTTCTCTCCGACTATTCCAAGTACGTTCTCTTGCCGGAAGCTGAGTTCGCCAATTTCAACCCACCAGAGCAGTTCATTCCGGACTCTCCGGGACAGCATGAAGAGTGGCTCGTTGCTTGTCGCGATGGATCCGAAACCGCGAGTCCCTTTAGCTATTCCGGACCACTCACAGAAGCCAATCATCTCGGAAACGTGGCTTTCCGGGCGGGCGAAAAGATCAAATGGGATTCGAAAGCCTTGAGAGTGACGAATTCTGATATCGCAAACACATTCCTTGGAAGAGAACCTCGCTCCGGCTGGTCGCTCGACTGA
- a CDS encoding sulfatase yields MQVFMHIRSLTLSSFSGVITACLSVFLMAGTTMAAATNLLIITVDDMSCDSMGVYDCPVPDTTPRMDQLAAESLRFNHAHVVVGNCMPSRNVMWSGRYPHSNGVEGFYQVPDATHPHLVDLMKQAGYFTAIRGKVSHSTPYHPYHWDQILDADSNGKQFALKDAKSYGKSAAMGIAAAQEAGQPFCVMINVSDPHKPFYAQGRNGTVVDDPHVPSRVFTAEDVSVPGFLFEDPDVRQELAHYYSSVRRADDCVGEVLDALDASGLGDETLVVFLSDHGMPLPFAKTQVYHHSSRTPLMFRWPGKVAENTVDTKHMVSAVDLLPTILDALKLSVPDGVQGKSFLPILEGEEQAQRDFVIKEYNENSGKSRDPMRAIQTQNLLYIFNPWSNGERVFATATSGTQTYKKMKQLAETDPQIRERHEVYLHRKPEELYDIVSDPDCLHNLIDSPAHTADLDFLRTTLDQWMVETDDHCLIAFRNRDDPEAMENYVIQKEAEAAQRGRKKKDQNGSSKTNQKYKNLISMQIVRSDTPELQATVQIKHKIPKQLGEQKLHVTLKGGRDQKRVERKVVSVAGTGTETVEFAIPESLKDDVISCAVFVGEDFQHNLQHIQSSQVSPE; encoded by the coding sequence ATGCAAGTTTTCATGCACATCCGAAGTCTTACTCTCTCTTCGTTCTCTGGAGTCATCACAGCTTGTCTTAGCGTGTTCCTCATGGCAGGAACGACCATGGCAGCTGCGACGAACTTACTGATCATCACCGTCGACGACATGAGTTGCGACTCGATGGGCGTTTACGACTGCCCGGTGCCCGACACCACTCCGCGTATGGATCAACTCGCGGCTGAGTCGCTGAGGTTTAACCATGCTCACGTTGTTGTCGGAAACTGCATGCCTTCGCGAAACGTGATGTGGTCCGGTCGATATCCGCACTCGAACGGTGTCGAAGGGTTTTATCAGGTTCCTGATGCGACACATCCACATCTTGTCGATCTGATGAAGCAGGCGGGCTATTTCACTGCGATCCGAGGAAAAGTTTCACATTCGACTCCGTATCATCCGTACCACTGGGACCAAATTCTCGATGCCGACTCGAACGGGAAGCAGTTTGCACTCAAAGATGCGAAATCCTACGGGAAGTCCGCTGCGATGGGGATTGCGGCCGCTCAGGAGGCAGGGCAGCCATTCTGTGTGATGATCAATGTTTCCGATCCTCATAAGCCCTTCTATGCACAAGGGAGGAACGGGACTGTCGTTGACGATCCGCATGTTCCGAGTCGAGTCTTCACAGCTGAAGATGTCAGCGTCCCGGGATTCTTGTTCGAAGATCCGGACGTCCGCCAGGAACTCGCCCACTATTACTCTTCCGTTCGCCGTGCAGATGACTGTGTCGGTGAAGTTCTCGACGCCCTCGATGCTTCCGGGCTCGGTGATGAGACACTTGTCGTGTTTCTCTCCGACCATGGTATGCCGCTGCCGTTCGCGAAGACTCAGGTTTATCATCACAGCTCTCGAACTCCGCTGATGTTCCGCTGGCCCGGAAAAGTCGCTGAGAACACCGTCGACACCAAACATATGGTTTCTGCAGTGGACCTGTTGCCGACAATCCTCGATGCACTCAAATTGTCTGTTCCGGATGGAGTTCAGGGGAAATCCTTCCTCCCGATTCTCGAAGGTGAAGAGCAGGCCCAGCGTGATTTTGTGATCAAGGAATACAATGAGAACTCGGGCAAGTCTCGTGACCCGATGCGTGCGATCCAAACGCAAAACCTGCTGTACATCTTCAATCCATGGTCAAACGGAGAACGAGTTTTCGCGACGGCAACCTCCGGCACGCAGACATACAAGAAGATGAAACAACTTGCCGAAACTGACCCGCAGATCCGTGAGCGACATGAAGTCTATCTGCACCGCAAGCCTGAAGAACTGTACGACATCGTGTCCGATCCCGACTGTCTTCACAATCTGATTGACAGCCCCGCTCACACAGCCGATCTTGATTTTCTACGGACGACTCTCGATCAGTGGATGGTGGAGACCGATGATCATTGCCTGATCGCGTTTCGAAATCGGGACGATCCAGAAGCGATGGAGAACTACGTCATCCAGAAAGAAGCAGAAGCTGCCCAAAGAGGACGAAAGAAGAAAGACCAAAACGGTTCGTCCAAGACGAATCAGAAATACAAAAACCTGATTTCGATGCAGATCGTTCGAAGCGACACTCCGGAACTTCAAGCAACTGTCCAGATCAAGCATAAAATTCCGAAACAGCTCGGCGAACAGAAGCTGCATGTCACTCTGAAAGGAGGACGTGATCAGAAACGCGTCGAAAGAAAAGTCGTCTCGGTGGCCGGGACCGGGACTGAAACAGTGGAATTCGCGATTCCGGAATCACTGAAAGACGACGTCATTAGCTGTGCGGTCTTCGTTGGAGAAGACTTCCAGCACAACCTGCAACACATTCAGTCGTCCCAAGTTTCTCCAGAGTAA
- a CDS encoding DUF1501 domain-containing protein has translation MKCNEFEPVWNRREMLRTSACGLGQIALASMLSESASAFSGAHPTDGTPHFAPRAKRIIFLFMWGGPSHVDLFDPKPELNARAGQQLSGSSVGVNRENMGELLGSPFQFQQHGEGGVWISELFPELSQHADRLCVLRSLHTEGSAHGEALLRLHTGQANLVRPSVGAWVSYGLGSESANLPAFITISPPRGHGGVQNYGSAFLPAAHQGTAIGSAETPVSQAVVSNLRNPRLNTDQQRRQVDLIQSLNQSHLRQSVTDPTIEGLISNYELAFRMQSTMPQVMGLDDETPATHEMYGIGEEPTDNFGRQCLLARKFAENGVRYIQVSTDYTWDHHQKVQEGLVGECAKVDRPISGLLADLDQRGLLDDTLVVWGAEFGRTPMAENKDGRNHHPQGFTMWMAGGGVRGGMTYGSTDDFGYAPVENPVHMHDLHATLLHLLGLDHEKLTYTHAGRNFRLTDVYGNVVHDIMA, from the coding sequence ATGAAGTGCAATGAATTCGAGCCAGTCTGGAATCGAAGAGAGATGCTGCGGACGAGTGCATGCGGTCTGGGACAAATCGCTCTCGCTTCCATGCTCTCCGAATCCGCGTCTGCTTTCAGCGGAGCACATCCGACCGATGGAACGCCGCACTTCGCGCCGAGAGCGAAGCGGATCATCTTTCTCTTCATGTGGGGCGGGCCGAGTCATGTTGACTTGTTCGATCCCAAACCGGAATTGAACGCGCGGGCTGGTCAGCAGCTTTCCGGAAGTTCTGTCGGGGTCAATCGAGAGAACATGGGTGAGTTGCTGGGATCGCCGTTTCAGTTTCAGCAACACGGCGAGGGTGGAGTCTGGATCAGCGAGTTGTTCCCGGAACTGAGCCAGCACGCAGACCGGCTCTGCGTGCTTCGATCGCTTCACACAGAAGGCAGCGCTCACGGTGAGGCATTGCTCCGACTGCACACAGGCCAGGCCAATCTGGTCCGCCCAAGCGTTGGCGCGTGGGTCAGCTACGGGCTCGGAAGCGAAAGTGCAAATCTTCCCGCCTTTATCACGATTTCACCGCCTCGCGGACATGGCGGCGTGCAGAACTACGGCAGTGCATTCCTTCCCGCTGCTCATCAGGGAACTGCCATTGGATCCGCCGAAACACCTGTTTCTCAAGCGGTCGTTTCCAACCTTCGCAATCCCCGATTGAACACAGACCAACAACGTCGGCAGGTCGATTTGATCCAGTCGCTCAACCAATCCCACTTGCGACAATCGGTAACTGATCCGACGATCGAAGGGCTCATCTCGAATTACGAACTGGCGTTCCGAATGCAATCGACCATGCCGCAAGTCATGGGATTGGACGACGAAACACCAGCGACGCACGAGATGTACGGAATCGGAGAGGAGCCAACGGACAACTTTGGACGCCAATGCCTGCTCGCTCGCAAGTTTGCCGAGAATGGAGTGCGATACATTCAGGTGTCGACCGACTACACCTGGGACCATCATCAGAAGGTTCAGGAAGGATTGGTCGGCGAATGCGCGAAAGTCGATCGTCCGATTTCCGGGCTCCTGGCTGACCTCGATCAACGGGGGCTCCTTGACGACACGCTTGTCGTCTGGGGGGCAGAATTCGGCCGAACGCCAATGGCTGAAAACAAAGACGGCCGGAATCACCATCCGCAGGGGTTCACAATGTGGATGGCTGGAGGTGGTGTTCGTGGGGGAATGACGTACGGTTCGACGGACGACTTTGGATACGCTCCCGTCGAAAATCCCGTTCACATGCATGACCTGCACGCAACACTTCTGCATCTCCTCGGACTCGATCACGAGAAGTTGACGTACACTCACGCAGGAAGAAACTTCCGATTGACCGACGTGTACGGCAATGTGGTCCACGACATCATGGCGTGA
- a CDS encoding PQQ-binding-like beta-propeller repeat protein, with amino-acid sequence MSASKLRLLSWIAIVGGIFLAGNQQSQAADNVERSTSWHQWRGPNANGVSETATPPLSWSENKNIRWKKPIEGLGNATPIVWGDKLFVLTAVDTRRVDPSKPAPADQPERSFGIVFPNTYYQFVVLCLDRSTGEEIWEKVVAERVPNEGHHGDNSFASCSPFIDGEHIYCWFGSQGLYCLDLDGNLLWEKDLGPVETRRSFGEGTSPVAHDGRLIINRDHEGQSSIIVLDAATGEEIWTRDRDELSSWATPLIVEKDGIVQVIVNAANRVRSYNLDDGSIVWECGGQVSNVTPSPVTDGEFVYCMSGYRGSSAMAISLDSKGDVTGTDQIAWQLSQGTPYVPSPILYDGLLYFTQSNNAILTCVDPKSGDVLLERTRVPDVRAFYGSPVAAQGRIYLTGRDGETVVIKADSEFEVLATNQLDDHFDSSAVLVEDAIYLRGKENLYCIGE; translated from the coding sequence ATGAGTGCATCGAAACTTCGATTGTTGAGTTGGATTGCCATTGTCGGCGGGATCTTTCTTGCGGGAAACCAGCAATCTCAGGCAGCAGATAACGTCGAGCGGTCAACTTCCTGGCACCAATGGCGAGGGCCCAATGCCAACGGCGTGTCCGAGACAGCTACGCCTCCTCTGTCTTGGAGCGAGAACAAAAACATCCGCTGGAAGAAACCGATTGAAGGATTGGGCAATGCGACACCAATCGTCTGGGGCGACAAGCTGTTTGTTCTCACTGCCGTCGACACACGCCGTGTTGATCCTTCCAAACCGGCCCCAGCCGATCAGCCAGAACGGTCTTTTGGGATTGTGTTTCCGAACACGTATTACCAGTTCGTCGTGCTCTGTCTGGATCGGTCGACGGGCGAGGAAATCTGGGAGAAAGTCGTCGCAGAGCGTGTTCCGAACGAAGGTCACCACGGGGACAACAGCTTCGCTTCCTGCTCTCCCTTCATTGATGGCGAACACATTTACTGCTGGTTTGGGTCTCAAGGTTTGTATTGTCTGGATCTCGACGGAAACCTGCTCTGGGAGAAAGATCTCGGCCCGGTCGAAACCCGACGAAGCTTTGGAGAAGGAACTTCACCTGTCGCTCATGATGGCCGCCTCATCATTAATCGTGATCACGAAGGGCAATCGTCGATCATTGTTCTCGATGCAGCGACCGGAGAGGAAATCTGGACTCGAGATCGCGATGAGCTAAGCAGCTGGGCGACACCGTTGATTGTTGAGAAAGACGGAATTGTGCAGGTGATCGTGAACGCTGCCAATCGCGTTCGAAGCTACAACTTAGACGACGGAAGCATCGTCTGGGAATGCGGCGGCCAGGTCAGCAATGTCACTCCGAGTCCCGTGACAGACGGAGAATTCGTCTACTGCATGAGCGGCTATCGCGGTTCCTCAGCAATGGCGATCTCGCTCGATTCGAAGGGAGATGTCACCGGCACTGATCAAATCGCCTGGCAACTTTCACAAGGAACCCCATATGTTCCTTCGCCGATTCTCTACGATGGATTGCTTTACTTTACGCAGTCCAACAACGCGATCTTAACGTGCGTTGATCCCAAATCGGGCGACGTCTTGCTGGAGCGAACTCGCGTTCCAGATGTACGTGCTTTTTACGGATCGCCAGTGGCAGCCCAGGGGCGTATCTACCTGACCGGTCGAGACGGCGAAACTGTTGTGATTAAGGCAGATTCCGAGTTTGAAGTGCTGGCCACAAATCAGCTCGACGACCATTTTGACTCTTCCGCCGTACTCGTGGAAGACGCGATCTATTTGCGAGGAAAAGAAAACCTCTACTGCATTGGAGAGTAG